The sequence CCGCATCGGCCGTGTCGTCCCGAACCGCTCCGGCGTGCCGTGGCGGGTGTCCAAGCACACCGTCATGGACCTCGACGAGTGGCCGTACCCCAAGCAGCCCCTGGTCCCGCTCGCCGAGACCGTCCACGAGCGGATGTCCGTGGAGATCTTCCGCGGCTGCACCCGCGGCTGCCGTTTCTGCCAGGCCGGCATGATCACGCGCCCCGTGCGGGAGCGAAGCATCACCGGCATCGGCGAAATGGTGGAGAAGGGCCTCAAGGCGACGGGCTTCGAAGAGGTCGGCCTGCTGTCCCTCTCCTCGGCGGACCACACCGAGATCGCCGACATCGCCAAGGGCCTCGCGGACCGGTACTCGGACGACAAGGTGGGCCTGTCCCTGCCGTCGACCCGCGTGGACGCCTTCAACGTGGACCTGGCCAACGAGCTGACCCGCAACGGCCGCCGATCGGGCCTGACCTTCGCCCCCGAGGGCGGCTCCGAGCGCATGCGCAAGGTCATCAACAAGATGGTCTCGGAAGAGGACCTGATCCGCACCGTCGCCACCGCCTACGGCAACGGCTGGCGCCAGGTGAAGCTGTACTTCATGGTCGGCCTGCCGACCGAGACAGACGAAGACGTCCTGCAGATCGGCGACATGGCGGTCAACGTCATCGCCAAGGGCCGCGAGGTCTCCGGTCAGAACGACATCCGCTGCACGGTGTCGATCGGCGGGTTCGTACCGAAGCCGCACACCCCCTTCCAGTGGGCCCCGCAGCTGTCGGCGGAGGAGACGGACGCCCGTCTGGGCAAGCTCCGCGACAAGCTCCGCGGCGACAAGAAGTACGGCCGCTCCATCGGCTTCCGCTACCACGACGGCAAGCCCGGCATCGTCGAGGGCCTGCTCTCGCGCGGCGACCGCCGCATCGGCGACGTCATCCGCGCGGTGTACGAGTCGGGCGGCCGCTTCGACGGCTGGCGCGAGCACTTCTCGTACGACCGCTGGATGGAGGCCGCGGAGAAGACGCTGCCCGCCTACGGCGTGGACGTGGCCTGGTACACCACCCGCGAGCGCACCTACGAGGAAGTACTGCCCTGGGACCACCTGGACTCCGGTCTCGACAAGGACTGGCTCTGGGAGGACTGGCAGGACGCCCTCGACGAGACCGAGGTCGAGGACTGCCGCTGGACCCCGTGCTTCGACTGTGGCGTGTGTCCGCAGATGGACACCAGCATCCAGATCGGCCCGACGGGGAAGAAGCTGCTCCCGCTGTCGGTCGTGAAGTGACCTCGGGCCGCTGACGTCGCCTTTTGATGTGCCCCTCACCGGGAACGGTGGGGGGCATATTCATTTGATGCCCGAGTGAAGGTTTCTGTATGGGGTGCACGCGGATATCCTGTAAGGGCGTGCAGAGGAATACTCTGCCTTCGCTGCCAGGAGGTGGCCCGCATGGCCAAGACCGTGATCGACATCAACGAGGAAGCGCTGGCACTCGCCGCGGAGGCCCTCGGCACCACGACCAAGAAGGACACGGTCAACGCCGCGCTGGAGGAAATAGGAGCACGGGTCCGGAGGCAGCGGGCGCTGGAGGCCCTCGTCAAGCTCGACGAGGAGGGTGCGTTCGACAAGGGTCGGGAGCCCGGATTCAAGGCGGAGGTGCGCGGGCCATGGGGGAGCTGACCGAGGGCGCGTTCCTGATCGACACCTCCGCTCTGCACCGGATCACACTGCCGGGTCCGTTCTCCACGTGGCGTCCGGCGCTGGCCGCCGGACGTATCGGTCTGTGCGCCGCGACCGAGGCCGAAGCCCTGTACTCCGCGCGGTCGCCCGCCCAGTACGCCGAGATGCGGCAGGCGTTCTCGGACCTGTACGTGCGGCACGAGATCCCGGACGACGTGTGGTCCAGGGTCCAGGCCGCACAGAGCGTCCTGGCCGCAGCCGGATGTGTGCGCTCTGCCGGAGTCGTCGATCTGGTCCTGGCGGTCACCGCCGCCCGGCACCGCCTGACCGTGCTGCACTACGACCGGGACTTCGAGACGCTCGCCAAGCACATGGACCTGCGGACCCGATGGCTCGCCGAGCCGGGGTCCGTCGACTGATCCTCCGGGGCCCCGTGCAACGGGCGGGGCCTATCGTGCGTCGTCATGGTCATGGATCTGAAAAAGCACGGACAGCACGAGCCCCGACCGGGCGGGCAGGGCTGTGTGTTCGCGATGGTCCGGATACCGGTGCGGATCCTGGCCGTGCTCATCGTGCTGCCGGTGCGGGTGGTCTGGGACCTGCTCGTCCTCGGGGCGTGCACCGTGCACCGGCGCGCCCTGCGTCCGGCCGGGAACGGGGTGGCCTGGGTCTGGAGCCGGCTGTACCGGTACGTGCTGACTCCGGCCGGGCGCGCACTCGCCTGGCTGGCGCGGGGGACCGGGCTGGTCCTGAAGTGGGCGGCGCTGGCCGTCTTCTACTGGCCCTGGGTGGGGCTGTGGCGGTACGTGCTCGCGCCCGCCGGGGCCGCGCTGTGGCGCTGGGTCCTGGTTCCGCTCGGACAGGGGCTCGCCCTCCTGGGCCGGGGAGCCGCCGTCGCACTGGAATGGCTGGCCAAGGCGCTGTTCGTCTGGCCGTGGGCCGCGCTGTGGCGGTACCTGGTCGTCCCCGGCGGCGCCGCGCTGTACCGGTACCTGCTGAGGCCGGTGGGCAAGGGGCTCGAATGGGTGGTCCTGGCCGTGGTCCGGTACCTGCTCAAGCCGTCGGCCGCCGCGGTCGCCTGGACGGTCACCGCCGTGTACCGCTACCTGCTCAAGCCGTCGGGCGCCGCCGTCGTCTGGACCGTCACCGCCGTCTACCGCTACCTGCTCGTGCCGCCGGTCCGGGGCATCGCCTGGCTGCTCCGCGGGCTGTACCGGTACGTGCTCACTCCGACCGGGCACGCCCTGGTGTGGTTCCTGCCGCGGGCCTTCGCCGCCGTGTTCGTCTGGCCGTGGGTGGCGCTGTACCGGTACGTCCTCACCCCCGGCGGGCACGGCATCGTCTGGCTGGCCCGTGGTGCCGGCGCCGTACTGGGCTGGCTGGGCAAGGCGCTGTTCGTCTGGCCCTGGGCCGCGCTGTGGCGGTACCTCCTCGTCCCGGCCGCGACCGGCACCTACCGGTACCTGCTGACCCCGCTCGGGCACGGCATCGCCTGGCTGGCCCGGGGCCTGTACCGGTACGTCCTCACGCCCCTCGGGCACTTCGCCGCCGCCACCTGGCGGCTCGCCGGGCGCGTCAGCCGCGCCCTGGGGCGTGGCCTCGTCCGGCTCTGGCGCGGCTGCGTCGTCCG comes from Streptomyces sp. NBC_01408 and encodes:
- a CDS encoding type II toxin-antitoxin system VapB family antitoxin, which produces MAKTVIDINEEALALAAEALGTTTKKDTVNAALEEIGARVRRQRALEALVKLDEEGAFDKGREPGFKAEVRGPWGS
- a CDS encoding TIGR03960 family B12-binding radical SAM protein, translating into MMTESVFPQLEALLPHVQKPIQYVGGELNSTVKEWESCDVRWALMYPDAYEVGLPNQGVMILYEVLNERAGVLAERTYSVWPDLEELMREHKVPQFTVDSHRPVSAFDVFGLSFSTELGYTNMLTALDLAGIPLEARNRTVDHPIVLAGGHAAFNPEPIAEFIDCAVIGDGEQAVLDMTEIIRAWKAEGRPGGREEVLLRLAKTGGVYVPGFYDVEYLEDGRIGRVVPNRSGVPWRVSKHTVMDLDEWPYPKQPLVPLAETVHERMSVEIFRGCTRGCRFCQAGMITRPVRERSITGIGEMVEKGLKATGFEEVGLLSLSSADHTEIADIAKGLADRYSDDKVGLSLPSTRVDAFNVDLANELTRNGRRSGLTFAPEGGSERMRKVINKMVSEEDLIRTVATAYGNGWRQVKLYFMVGLPTETDEDVLQIGDMAVNVIAKGREVSGQNDIRCTVSIGGFVPKPHTPFQWAPQLSAEETDARLGKLRDKLRGDKKYGRSIGFRYHDGKPGIVEGLLSRGDRRIGDVIRAVYESGGRFDGWREHFSYDRWMEAAEKTLPAYGVDVAWYTTRERTYEEVLPWDHLDSGLDKDWLWEDWQDALDETEVEDCRWTPCFDCGVCPQMDTSIQIGPTGKKLLPLSVVK
- a CDS encoding PIN domain nuclease, yielding MGELTEGAFLIDTSALHRITLPGPFSTWRPALAAGRIGLCAATEAEALYSARSPAQYAEMRQAFSDLYVRHEIPDDVWSRVQAAQSVLAAAGCVRSAGVVDLVLAVTAARHRLTVLHYDRDFETLAKHMDLRTRWLAEPGSVD